One segment of Engraulis encrasicolus isolate BLACKSEA-1 chromosome 7, IST_EnEncr_1.0, whole genome shotgun sequence DNA contains the following:
- the rabgef1 gene encoding rab5 GDP/GTP exchange factor, which yields MAPSHSTRLGEISKQSQANLQTQSSELNHRLRALEQENRRLRIKVRNVEHEKERLKMTLQEMIGRASQANRANLEKTHHNHKQQRELNMVTNWWRESEMGNTKLTKNANVLRNQKDEIQDLLDKERNQSRILDLQVQQLHEERKKEKKQHEDLIKDLERQLSIFQRRAMATPCEVPTPRLKTTELHEVCIEMEEEPAKNLQKEENGQNLTSEPQKETSKDLRSHEQEDLSQVKNLELEQVKMLEKTKQCCAVAFIEKLDAQSLNLSVEDFGRYMSGEGSPCGTGGESRRIGAGSGPHADSPALAEAQRQLETLKDLTQRQEKKMIGEEKPMCAMGMGKKKESAEEKPRDSSDHMKVLRYWRSRGFVLEMVDET from the exons ATGGCACCTAGCCACAGCACGCGACTGGGGGAGATCTCCAAACAG TCACAGGCCAACCTGCAGACTCAATCCAGTGAGCTGAACCACAGGTTGAGGGCTTTGGAGCAGGAGAACCGCAGGTTGAGGATCAAGGTTAGGAATGTGGAGCACGAGAAGGAGAGGCTGAAGATGACGCTCCAGGAGATGATAGGACGTGCCTCCCAGGCCAACAGGGCCAACCTGGAGAAGACCCACCACAACCATAAGCAGCAG AGGGAGCTGAACATGGTCACCAACTGGTGGAGGGAGTCAGAGATGGGTAACACCAAATTGACCAAGAATGCCAACGTGCTGCGGAACCAGAAAGATGAGATTCAG GATTTGCTGGACAAGGAGAGGAATCAGAGCCGGATTCTGGACCTCCAAGTCCAACAGCTgcatgaggagaggaagaaggagaagaagcagcatgaggACCTGATCAAGGACCTTGAGAGGCAGCTGAGCATCTTCCAGCGGCGGGCCATG GCGACCCCATGTGAGGTCCCGAccccaaggttgaaaaccactgagctGCATGAAGTATGCATTGAGATGGAAGAGGAACCTGCAAAAAACCTGCAGAAGGAGGAAAACGGGCAGAACCTCACCTCAGAACCCCAGAAGGAAACCTCAAAGGACCTCAG GTCACATGAGCAGGAGGATTTGAGCCAGGTGAAGAACCTGGAGTTGGAGCAGGTGAAGATGCTGGAAAAGACCAAACAG tgtTGTGCGGTGGCCTTCATTGAGAAGCTGGATGCCCAGTCTCTGAATCTGAGTGTTGAGGATTTCGGTCGGTACATGAGCGGAGAGGGCTCCCCCTGTGGAACTGGGGGAGAGTCGCGCCGCATTGGGGCCGGCAGCGGGCCGCATGCCGACAGCCCTGCTCTGGCAGAGGCACAGAGACAACTGGAGACACTCAAGGACCTCACACAGAGGCAGGAGaag aagatgaTTGGTGAGGAGAAGCCTATGTGTGCCATGGGCATGGGCAAGAAG AAGGAGAGTGCTGAGGAGAAGCCCAGAGACAGCTCGGACCACATGAAGGTCCTCCGTTATTGGAGGTCAAGGGGCTTCGTCCTCGAAATGGTGGACGAGACCTAG